From one Planococcus citri chromosome 3, ihPlaCitr1.1, whole genome shotgun sequence genomic stretch:
- the LOC135839379 gene encoding uncharacterized protein LOC135839379 — translation MPKAQNSPIRMYFLIQAIENNGSTQSESECRVCGLRMKGNHASNMERHIRRSHPGIYEKYLEIKSQTFNPENKNHNKELSDKLCEQYLTQFSFNDIAKEKPTSEIKRPRLSPTGFLKKESIIDACVELVTVNGRPFSLMNDSGFKMLIDPLINRICPSLVIDENSIEKYVFERANKIKSGLINNLRNKMIALKLDCVTHCNRSFLAIHAQIYVRIEFKFYTLSILEINAKMESAELSAAIWNELNTFEISRSQIYSVTIDGGSYFNELSGSKSVSVDSSPSPCTSKNGDNSIEMQIEQNKVRNADNLEPEVQVVTVFNEFYEEDNDLDTYTNDIILEKLHLNTDEHDEDDFDSIDMKCISKMLQSAITSAFKNGSEIVSVVKEVHEIVKKLHSSTKSSKKKLSKYNLPSPDSSSKWKLIHDKIEKILVMKPICIQLSIVGESSPFWNKSVQLLRSLKLYKSVSETIQTEQLTLCDVYKLWFNCVLEISKLNSSIANELASEMRQKQDSLFENICFLSSVFLDPRFNNMVLNENQKQNAVQHLVWLYNKLSTMSYLEDSDSVSETDGEDELEKAFRKQEHFINPAKSRSQSDNIELELRSFCDNEPRLKTSESIVQFWQNKRSQYPEIFKLARVLFSVPATQKSIFDLIPHVKYILDSGKVDINSELFQSVALIKTNSK, via the exons ATGCCAAAAGCTCAGAATTCCCCCATTCGTATGTACTTCCTGATTCAAGCCATCGAAAACAACGGAAGTACGCAATCGGAATCAGAATGCAGAGTATGCGGTCTCCGAATGAAA GGTAACCATGCATCGAACATGGAGAGACACATTCGTCGATCTCATCCAGGAATATATGAGAAATACCTCGAAATCAAAAGTCAAACTTTCAATCCAgagaataaaaatcataataaagaACTCAGTGACAAATTATGCGAGCAGTATTTGACTCAGTTTAGTTTCAACGATATCGCTAAAGAGAAACCGACTAGCGAAATAAAACGTCCTCGACTTTCGCCGACtggattcttgaaaaaagaaagcatCATAGATGCTTGTGTCGAATTAGTCACTGTAAATGGAAGACCTTTCTCGTTGATGAATGATTCCGGTTTCAAAATGCTCATAGATCCGCTCATCAATAGAATCTGCCCTTCACTGGTCATAGATGAAAATAGTatcgaaaaatacgtttttgaaaGAGCGAATAAAATCAAATCCGGTTTAATTAATAACCTGAGGAATAAGATGATCGCTTTGAAGTTGGACTGCGTTACCCATTGTAATAGATCTTTCTTGGCAATCCACGCTCAAATATATGTGAGAATTGAGTTCAAATTTTACACATTATCAATTTTAGAGATAAATGCCAAAATGGAATCGGCTGAATTAAGTGCAGCTATATGGAATGAACTGAATACGTTTGAAATTTCGAGAAGTCAAATTTATAGTGTGACTATCGATGGAGGTTCGTATTTTAACGAGTTATCAGGATCTAAAAGCGTATCTGTTGATTCGTCACCTTCGCCTTGTACCTCGAAAAATGGAGATAATTCGATAGAAATGCAAATAGAACAAAATAAAGTTCGTAATGCAGATAATTTGGAACCTGAAGTTCAAGTTGTTACAGTTTTTAACGAATTTTACGAAGAAGATAATGATCTTGATACTTACACTAATGATATTatattagaaaaattgcatttaaatacCGATGAACACGATGAGGATGATTTTGATTCAATTG ATATGAAATGTATCAGCAAAATGCTACAATCAGCCATCACAAGTGCGTTCAAAAATGGATCAGAAATCGTTTCAGTGGTTAAAGAAGTCcacgaaattgtcaaaaagcttCATTCATCGACCAagtcttccaaaaaaaagttatcgaaGTATAATTTACCTTCGCCGGATTCAAGCTCAAA ATGGAAACTAATTCacgataaaatcgaaaaaatactcgtGATGAAACCAATCTGCATTCAGTTATCTATAGTTGGTGAAAGTTCTCCATTTTGGAATAAATCGGTCCAATTATTACGATCTTTAAAACTTTACAAATCAGTCTCCGAAACTATACAGACTGAGCAACTTACGTTATGTGATGTCTACAAGCTCTGGTTTAACTGTGTATTGGAAATTTCTAAATTAA ATTCGTCGATAGCTAATGAATTAGCCAGTGAAATGAGGCAAAAACAAGACTCATTATTCGAAAACATCTGTTTCCTGAGCTCAGTTTTTCTAGATCCTCGTTTTAATAACATGGTGTTGaacgaaaatcaaaaacaaaacgCAGTTCAGCATTTGGTTTGGTTGTACAATAAGCTGTCAACTATGTCTTATTTGGAAGACAGTGACTCGGTATCAGAGACCGATGGTGAAGACGAACTTGAAAAGGCGTTCAGAAAACAAGAACATTTTATTAACCCTGCAAAAAGCAGAAGTCAGAGTGACAATATAGAATTAGAATTGAGAAGCTTTTGTGATAACGAACCTAGACTGAAAACTAGCGAAAGTAtagtacaattttggcaaaataaaagAAGCCAGTATCccgaaatatttaaattagcACGTGTATTATTCTCTGTTCCTGCAACTCAGAAgtctatttttgatttaattcctCATGTTAAATATATTCTAGATAGTGGTAAAGTTGATATCAACTCGGAATTGTTTCAAAGTGTTGCTTTAATAAAAACTAATTCGAAATGA